The DNA sequence ACGTTTATAAAATCAACATAGTGTATAAGCTCAAAGAATTACAGAAATGATTTAACGCGACTACTGACAATATATGTTTATAACTTTACATCACAAACGTTAATAGTTCGTTAACTAAATATGAATAAACTAATACACAAAAAATGAGAATACATTTgagataatagaaataatctTATTACCAATCCGAAATGATATCGCAACAATGTGTTCCACAAGTAACATGCACCGCACGTTACTACATAACGCATCTTCATCCAATACAATCCGTGCTCGACTGTAGCGCCATATATATGAAAATGGGGAGTGTATGAGACTGCTGTCGTGCATCCAATTGCGGCTAGGTTTTGCAGCTCTTCGCACGCGTCCATCATGGCATCTGTTGTAGAATTGAGTGTTTCTGCTCTTGTGTATGAATATTTACTAAAAAAGGACGCGTCGTTGGCGAAGGTTtttcaaaagaaaacaaaagcGGTAAGATTCTAACAAGTTATTTCGTACATACAGTAATTGATCGATTTTCAAGAAGTCAATGTATATGCGATACTAGAAGTACCGCCATTCGGCCTTACCACGTGGGCGAAATaaattcgttattttatatttcgaatTCATGTTAAAATAGAACTTGATTATCATCACTTTTActcattatatgtatattaattaatattctgatccatatattatttaatttcggGTAATTCATCGTAAAGATACTACGACCTTCACTCATGTTCGTTTATTTCGTTTACAGCCCGCATTGCCAAAGGGCGCACCAACAATTGAGGAcgtttttaatcattttcaaAAAACATCGCAAATAAAGTTAAACATAAAGGCACAAGCTGAAGATACAAGTTCAGATACAAGTTCGGAGAGTGAAGAAGATGCACCAAGGAAGGTGCCACAAGTAAATGGTAAAGCTGCAGTTAATGCTGCagtgaataataaaaaaaagaaatcttcTTCAGAAGAAAGCTCTAGCGAAAATGAAAAACCTTCACCAAAAGTACATGCAAAAACTAAGGCTACTGTTAAACCATTATCTAAAACGCCGCctgtaaagaaaaaagaaagttcAGATGATAGTTCTTCAGAAGAGGAAGAGGTACCTAAAACACAACCTAAAGCAGTATCAACGCCAAAAGTAACTCAGGTATCTAAAACACAGAAATCTTCGGATGACTCAGATTCAGATAGCGAAGAAGAATCTAAAGCAAATATAACTGCAAAAGCAAATACAAAATCAGCTGCACCAGCTCAAACAAAATccacaataaataaaaaggaatCTTCGAGCGAAGATAGTACTGATAGCGAAGAAGAAAGTCCAGTTAAGCCAGTATTAAAGAAACCAACATCTACACAAACTATAATAAAAACACCAGCAAAGAAAGAAGAATCCTCTAGTGATGATTCTGATGATTCttcggaagaagaagaagttgCCAAACCTCAGCCAGCAGTTAAAGCCAAGCCGGTTGCTAAACCTACTAATGTTGCTAAGCAAGAGGAATCTTCGAGCGATGATTCGGATGATTCTTCAGAGGAGGCAACTATTGCAAAACCACCAGTTGCTAAAGCTATTCCAAATAAGAAAAAACAGGAAAAATCTGTTCAACAAAAGAAAGAAGTAGTGCCTACTCCACAAAAGAaggaaacaataaaattaggAAAGCAAAACAAAGGTTTACCAACAAAACCAACAGTAACAGTAACGAAAGAATCATCTACTGAAGAAAGTAGTGAGGAAGAAGTATCAGTTAAAAAGGCTGTTCCTTCATCAACATCAGTAGTAGCAAAGAAAGCTATAGTTAAAAAAGAAGGATCTTCCTCTAGCGAAGACAGCAGTGAAGATGTAGAACCAGCTAAACAGCCAGCTATTCCACAAACAACCGTAGTTGCAAGGAAAGTACCTGCTAAGAAAAATGAATCTTCTTCCAGCGAAGATAGCAGTGAAGAAGAAGAACCACCAACAAAAAAGCCTGCTCCTGCTAAATTAGTAACACCAGTTGTATCTAAAAAAGCAAAATCTTCTAGTGAAGATTCTGATGATTCAGATGAAAATGTAAAGACAGCTACAAAAGCGACAACAAAACCTGCAAAGAAAGCTGAGTCCAGTTCTGAAGATTCGGATGAATCTGAAAATGAAAAACCAGTCAAAAAACCAGTATCTGCAGTTAcaaaaacaataaagaaaaCTGAAGGTAAAAAGGAATCATCCAGTGAAGATTCTGATTCAGATTCATCAGACAATGAAAAATCAAATACATCTATTGCTAAAACTCCTGTCGCAAAAGAAACAGCAGTTAAAAGAGATTCAAATTCAGAGGAAGGTGATTCTAATGAAAAACAGCAAATAACTCCAACCCCAAAGACACCTAAAGTTGAGAAAAGAAAACACAAAGAAATAGAACAGGAACAAGAAGAGGAAGATGTAGGAAAGCCCCCTGCAAAAGCtcagaaaaataattacagtAATTTTGTAAAGGCGAATAATAGTTTCAATAACGACAAGGTAATAGTTATTGCATTTGATGCATTTatacaagaaaaaagaaacatttttatttacaaaattctgTGTTTAGCGACACAAAAATACTCCATTTCGTCGTGTAAAGGATGATGAGCTAGAATTGGATCCCAAATTGGCAAACAATTCTTTTGAGGCAAAGGTAAATGCTTGGAAACATTTGAAAAACACAGGTCACTCGTCGTTTTATAAAAGCTTGAGACCATGTTTCCCTGCATTCACCAATACCTttcatgttttttttttagcaaagataatataaaaaaatgctTCTAAAGATGTTTCACGTATAAATGGACTTGAATAGAAAACGGCGATTGACCTGAGTCTTTTGTTTTAGGAGGACAATCAGGAAGAGGGTGGTTTTAAGAAACATGGCGGAAGGGGTGGATTTGGCGGAGGCAGAGGCGGTTTTGGTCGTGGTGGATTCAGGGGAGGTCGTGGCGGCGGAGGTGATAGGGATTGGGGAGGTCGCGGTGGTGGCGATAGAGGGGGAAGAGGTGGCGGCGGAGGTGATAGGGATTGGGGAGGTCGCGGTGGTGGCGATAGAGGAGGAAGAGGTGGTTTTAGGGGAGGTCGAGGAAATTTTAGAGGTGGTTTTGACAATAGAAGATCATGGGGTGGGAATGATAGGGGAAATACTAATGAAGGCGGTAGATCCGACGGATTTAGGAAATCATGGGGTAACGGCGAAGGTGAAAGAGGGGGTGGTCGCGGCGGATTTAGGGGGGGCAGAGGTAGTTTCGATAAACAGAGATCATTCGATAACGCATCgcaacaaaataaaaaaattacgtTTGACGATTGACAATAGAAATTACATATAAAGGTGAGGGAAGTTAATTTGGAATAGTCAGGTATCTAAATAAAGTTTATGTAGTAagtgaatattattatatggaATTTTTGTTAAACAGAAAGGTGCTCGTGGTTCTTGGGGAGAGAAAGCGAATCAGGACCTCAAATTCACAAGAGGAAAGTCATTTCGTCacgagaaaacgaagaaaaagcgCGGTAGCTACCGCGGTGGTCAAATAGATACTAGCGTCAATTCTATTAAATTTGACGACTGAGAAAGCAGTTGTAAAAAGTAAATGAAcacgttatattattattagcctatatatttaattaaagtaaCAGATATAAGAATTTTAAGTCTCTAAGTTTCATTTAGTGAAGAACTTGGATAGTATTTTTAGAATCATTAACGCTATTGTACTCGATTATTACGAAATTAAGTGAACTATATATAACTTTGCTATTATGTTTAATCTCTTAAGTTGATTTCATGTAGTCTCTTTTTAACAATTAGTATCTATAAGACTGCAATTTGAGTATATCTGACGAAAATTTCTATTACTTATTTTAATACAAAGAAAATGACTTACAGAAGATATTTCGATATTGGACTACTGTATTAAAAAGTAATTGTCATTTATTGCAATATGTAACATATTTCGTATATCTATTGCTCCTAGAATTACTAGGAAATACAACAGATATTTGTCTGTCGTTATCGAAGCCTGAATAATTCCACCTTTCTCGTCAAATCTCTTAAGGATTTTTTGAAGATATATTCTCTATGTAATATAACATTCAGCTTCGTACACGAATGTTGTTTTGACATTGCTTTCTTCTCTAACTAgtagtaaaattttattgcgATTATGACATGTAATTAAAGATTCAAAATATGAAATACGATATGCAAactaatatttaaatgaaaaaggtAAATTTCATAAGTATGCAACAGAGTTTATATATATGgaaataatttaatgaatCTGGTTACAATGAATTGGACAAAACaagatagaaataattttggGCACACAAATTTATTATCACTCCATCActattcatttaaaaatatgtataattttgtaatacaTTGTCATCGAACAGCTATAAAGACAATGTACTTCTACCGATTGCATTATTATATTAACCTCCACATCCATAAATcctattttaatattcctagtctataaatgtaatttattaacacatttttgtataaaaagtaGTCCTCAGAAAGTGAGGAATATTTAATAGTTTGGCAAAACGCAAAGGAAAAAAGGGGTGTTCTTATTTACCCTCTTTAGTCTCCTcacaaagaaaagaagaaaggttTCAAAGTAGTAGAACAGGAGCCGATATTCCTCATCTCATCCCCCCTTTTTCCCTGACTCTACCAGAGCACGGAGAGCGGTTACTTACGATTCTACAGTCAACCTCTAGACATCCACCTGTGAGGACGGAGGTGTTCGACCCCACGACATCCGGTGTGGTGACATGAACAGTGTTTAAGGAACTCGTGTGCCCCCATTTTAATTCTATTCCTTCTTAGACCCGAACATTGCGATCGATTCATGTAACGCGTATAACCGATCGTATTATCAAACGGACCGAGAAAAGGATTCAAACGCACAGTGTTAAAAACGGTCTTTCTCACGGTGAGTGACATCCTGCAGGTTGTAACAGATAATAATGACAAATTTTCATGACTGAATGTAACATCTGAAAATGGTATGTACAAATTTTAATGACTCGAAAGCtaaaaaattttcaatattctacgatattccgtttaaattaaataacattcATTCTGATCTCCTGTTTAAGGAGAAAAAAATCTCAAAACAGATTAGCAACATTCTGAAATCgtgaaatttctaaatttgaATTTCTGCTTCGTGATTTCGCTTTTAATTAGAACTACTGCTACTCGAATCCTAatgcaaaaatataagaatagtCATAAAGTTTGAAGCTTTCAATGTAACACTGACAAATATACAGCGACTGCACGTCAATCTTCGAGCATCGAAAAAATTATGatacattttgaaaaacattCCAAGCAGTTACGAGAGGAGATGCGCAGCATCTTAAAAGTCATTACTGTAATCGAAATCAAATCTTACGGATTGGACTCTACGCCAAAGTTCTTCCAGGCTTTAAAATACAAAGGGACAATGATTAGACACGTCTCCTTAAACTAACATTTCCCTCGTTTATTACTTGTCACAAAATCGCGTTCCTATCTTTTTCATTGCTCCCTTACGTTTTTGATCCAGCGTATTACTCCGTTTAGAATTGCAGTTACTTTTAGATCAAGTATATTGCTCTTATTGCGACAAGGAAACGATCGCTAATCGTGCAGATCTGttacaataaaattacaattgaACATTCGATATTTTACGAGGCGTCTGCGCTCTGTCATGCGAAAGCGATAACGAGCCCCTGACTAGGAAATCTTCGCGCTGTGAACACGGAGACCGAAGAGGCGGAATTTCGAATACGTAACAACTCCGTGAcagttataataatttattcgtgAAACTAAATACCGAAATGACTATACCGTTAACAGAGACCAAGGATGAGTAAATGTATATTCGATAAAGAACAGCCGAAGCGAGAGGAAAAAGCGTTTAGGACGATTCATCTTTACCGTTAGAAACAACCGCATGACACGTTCATGGTCCACGAGGAATCCTCTCCTGAGTGCCGGAAGCAGAGTTCTTCCCAAGCTTTTTTCTATGTCATATTTCATCAAGTCTATTTCACCTACCAATTCTCGCATTACATCTAATCGTCCGAACTTCCTTGAAGCTGCTTCGCAGCTCCAGTTAGACGAGCCTCGTTCAAATTCTACCAACTGTTTCCACGATCGGTGGTAGCCTGTTAATTATTCCCGCGACGTGTTAGCATATTAACAGTACTCTCTCAACAATTACTGGGAAAAGAAGCTGCTAGCAACGTGAGAAATTGCGGCTCGAATAATTGTTCTTGTTGATAGTAAATTACCGTGAATCCGTGAACTCGCGGAAAACCTCTATCTTCCAAGTTCAAGTGATTCTCACGTCTCTTCCAGTTGCTCGATTTTGCCTTTTCGCAGGTTCGCCGTTATGTAATCCatcgagacgcgataaagatACCTCAGATATTTATCCGAATGTTCTTACGTGGTAATTATGCTGTGTCATTGACCATTGACGTTGATGCAATGTGACTCGGCTACATACAGCTCGATCGAAGAGGATCTAGAGGAGATTTCCTCCTGCAATGcttaaaattaatcaaaataaGAGAATAAATGTACGTTCTGATTTCTAGAGTCAAGCGATATAGAAATATGTGTCTTATccgattcgatcgatataatATACGACATTGGAATATTATTTCTGATATTACAAATTGTACAGATATTTCagttatattttctataaagtAGGAATAAGGAATGCTAAATGTAGGCAGCGCTTCCTGAAGAAACAGATACGCGATGTCAGTCACGGCCAATGACCAGCCTTGAGTGCTACCCATTAAtgattttcttcctttccttttcccACGCGCAATTTATCACTTGGCCAAACATTAAACCGCAATTTTCTGCCGCATTGATTTTTCTTCTCGACTTGGAATCATCCAAATGATCGACAAATGAAAAAATGGACATCAAACAAATGCACCGATCGAGCAACTTAAAAACTAGATCGAATATTGAGGTTTCTCGCCAATAAAATTTGCACAGTATTCGAAATTGAGCATCGAACGCTATTGGCCGCATGCTATCGTGTTGCTTTCACTCGTGTTCGATTAACGACGAGAAATACATATAGCGGAAGTAATGTGGACCTGACAACCTAGAAACCCCAAACTCTGTATATACATGGAGTCCTATTGGTTATGCACGCTCGCTAATTGTTATTCTTAATTGCGCACGGTCGTCACTCTCTCGTGTCGTCCGGACGATTTTCATCGTTCGTGAAGCTCGAAAGGGAAAAAgtttgctcgctcgctcgttTCTTTGCCGTTCGGACAGTACCCGCTACCAGCCCGTGAAACGGAACCTCTGCGGGCGAGTTCGCAAAAGGAAATGATAATGATAGACCAGCAGTCAATGGTTAAACGTTTACAAAATCGTAGACTAATAATGTCAAAGCGTGCAGCTACGCGAATCCCAATTACACACGCTCATTCGAAGAGATTCGGTGGATTTTTGCGCGACGCGTCACAAACCAGAGCCCCAGTGTCATTTACTTTTGCTCTTGACCTCGTGCGAACTCGAGTTCCAAGACCGTGCGTTCACTCACACCTTCCTTCGTCGCGGTGACAACACGTTCTCTCGTACGAGTTTTGGTAATCCGATTAGTAGCCAGTTCTGATTGTTTTATTCATGAGATGTTGCTCACCGgcgtaattaattttcattaatacgCCTGTCTTTGAAACGACTCTCGATACGTGAAACTATCTGTCCATTTCTACTCTTTCAAGCGTGTTATTCTCATGATTTTTCATGTAATTTCAGATGTCCACGTACCTGGGTCTGATTCTTGTTATCACCACATGCGCCCACGTCGTGTATGCCAAAAGATGCGAGGGGAACGGATTAGGCTTGAAATACGTGTGGGGAGACGCGCTCACAGATCCAGCTGACTGTATAGGTCCGAATAACATGGTGTATCCCTCGTAAGTGTTCCTATATAAGAGATTTTCGGTTAGGATTTAAAAGATGTCAGCTTTATTCGCGACGTCGTTACCAAAACGAACAACTGCCGTAGAGCCGCGATATCGAGAAGTTACAAGAATATTTGGGCGAGCGGTCGAACAGCGAGGTCCTATCAGCCTCGAACGATCGATCCTGAATTAACCAGACAGGCGCTATTGCACAATTACAAGATTACTCATGGAGATTATTCGATCGCCGAATCCTCGCGAAATGGTAAGTTCGCAAAAGTACTTGTTTCGTTTTTTCCCGTCGAAAGTAGATTGACAGCTTCCAGTTCTGCAGAGAAATTTATGATCGTATTCGAAACGCGTTTTGGGAACGACGACGTTTCCTATTCAACTGCGAAACAATTTAACGGATCACGATCGAGTCGAGGACGTGGCTTGCTTGAAAACACGCGGAAGACGAACTTGTCCCTCTTGTTCGAAGCGCAACAGTAGTCGAGCCGGTTACTTGAATCACGAATATAATTACGAACAGCTATAACCTACATCCTCGTCGAACctctgttttatttatttatcctgtGATTACCACTTTGTTCAAATATAATCCGATAACGCGATTCTCGTTATATTGTTCGATATTCTATTTACGATTTATTACAGTTGTTTCTTTACTGCACTTTACAAGATTATTGTACCATCGTATACAAACATCGTATTCTTGTCTATCGTCGTTTCTTTGATCAACATTCTCAGAAATTCGACGTAGGCAGAATATACGTTTTAAGTCTACAAGGAGAGCTGCTTTTATTGGTTTTGTGATTCTGTTGTCTCTGCGTCGAGCAAGATCCAACGCTCGAAACGTCAGTTTGTTCTAAAGACGGTTTAGCGTTACGAAATATCTGCAACAATTACATAGTGAACGTTTCTAAAGTATTTGTCGAAATCGTTTGCAATGTCAGAAACGTGCTGAAAAATCCAGAAAAATCGGAACAACCGGTTGCGCGATGTACCGACACTTTGCAGCCTTGAATTATGTAGCTGTCCTTATGACACGAAAACCCGATTTCaaccgagtacaacacccgCCGTGCGCATATCTTCGATGAATTCCTTTTTAAAATCGTGACTCGTCGTCGATTATTGCCCGTGCCCGCGAAAAATCTATTAGTCCCTGTTAGGGAGGTTTCATTTACTGGGATCGATTCTCCGTCCTTTAGATAATGGCTGGCTGGTGCAAGAGGACGGTAATAAGGCACCGTGTTATCCGGCCAATACAGTTATCGCTCGTTCTGCTCATAACGGGATACCGGCGACCCACTCGTCGTTTCGAACACACGAACCGACAGAATTCCAAAGAAAGGGCGCCAATCTCGTAAACGAGTTACGACATCTTCTTTTAGATTCTTTTCACCCTTTTTACGTAGCTCCCGAGAATTCTTTTACACGAAGCTGTCTATCGTAATCGTTTGTACGAGTTTTGCGAAAAAGTTGTAGTAGTTTCTAGGTCAACGAAACTCGTAAGACTGGTACAACTTCTGATCTAAATATCAGGAAATACGTCTTTCATATGGAACAACACGTTTATTTCCAGGTAGAGCATTTTCCTCGAAGGAGACATGTGGTTCCCCAGCCAGATTATGCAAAACGAGGTACAACACCACGGCTCCTATGTACGGAGTCAGCTTAACCAGCGGTCAGCCTGTGACTATCGTGCAGAAGTTCCCCGACCTTTTGCAGCAAGTCGTGTTCGAAGTTTGCGAGTGAGTATCGCATCACGACGATGTCGTTGAATATGTCGTTTCAAAACTCGCTCATCCGTTGTAAATCTGTACCTGTAAATCAAGAGGATAGGCTCGATCGTTATCCACTGTTACTTTCTTAGCACGTTCGATCGTGATCTGTAAATACATGCGACGTGATTCCAATTGAATTTCATTGAGACCTACCGGTAAGTCGTATCGATTCAAATGTAGCGCAGTGGGCCGAACAGGTCTAACCAACACGGAGCCTACTTTTGGAACGTTTTTGAACCGGTATGCGTCAACGCGATTATCCAGCCA is a window from the Bombus huntii isolate Logan2020A chromosome 6, iyBomHunt1.1, whole genome shotgun sequence genome containing:
- the LOC126866543 gene encoding nucleolar protein dao-5 isoform X4 gives rise to the protein MASVVELSVSALVYEYLLKKDASLAKVFQKKTKAPALPKGAPTIEDVFNHFQKTSQIKLNIKAQAEDTSSDTSSESEEDAPRKVPQVNGKAAVNAAVNNKKKKSSSEESSSENEKPSPKVHAKTKATVKPLSKTPPVKKKESSDDSSSEEEEVPKTQPKAVSTPKVTQVSKTQKSSDDSDSDSEEESKANITAKANTKSAAPAQTKSTINKKESSSEDSTDSEEESPVKPVLKKPTSTQTIIKTPAKKEESSSDDSDDSSEEEEVAKPQPAVKAKPVAKPTNVAKQEESSSDDSDDSSEEATIAKPPVAKAIPNKKKQEKSVQQKKEVVPTPQKKETIKLGKQNKGLPTKPTVTVTKESSTEESSEEEVSVKKAVPSSTSVVAKKAIVKKEGSSSSEDSSEDVEPAKQPAIPQTTVVARKVPAKKNESSSSEDSSEEEEPPTKKPAPAKLVTPVVSKKAKSSSEDSDDSDENVKTATKATTKPAKKAESSSEDSDESENEKPVKKPVSAVTKTIKKTEGKKESSSEDSDSDSSDNEKSNTSIAKTPVAKETAVKRDSNSEEGDSNEKQQITPTPKTPKVEKRKHKEIEQEQEEEDVGKPPAKAQKNNYSNFVKANNSFNNDKRHKNTPFRRVKDDELELDPKLANNSFEAKEDNQEEGGFKKHGGRGGFGGGRGGFGRGGFRGGRGGGGDWGGRGGGDRGGRGGFRGGRGNFRGGFDNRRSWGGNDRGNTNEGGRSDGFRKSWGNGEGERGGGRGGFRGGRGSFDKQRSFDNASQQNKKITFDD
- the LOC126866543 gene encoding nucleolar and coiled-body phosphoprotein 1 isoform X6; the protein is MASVVELSVSALVYEYLLKKDASLAKVFQKKTKAPALPKGAPTIEDVFNHFQKTSQIKLNIKAQAEDTSSDTSSESEEDAPRKVPQVNGKAAVNAAVNNKKKKSSSEESSSENEKPSPKVHAKTKATVKPLSKTPPVKKKESSDDSSSEEEEVPKTQPKAVSTPKVTQVSKTQKSSDDSDSDSEEESKANITAKANTKSAAPAQTKSTINKKESSSEDSTDSEEESPVKPVLKKPTSTQTIIKTPAKKEESSSDDSDDSSEEEEVAKPQPAVKAKPVAKPTNVAKQEESSSDDSDDSSEEATIAKPPVAKAIPNKKKQEKSVQQKKEVVPTPQKKETIKLGKQNKGLPTKPTVTVTKESSTEESSEEEVSVKKAVPSSTSVVAKKAIVKKEGSSSSEDSSEDVEPAKQPAIPQTTVVARKVPAKKNESSSSEDSSEEEEPPTKKPAPAKLVTPVVSKKAKSSSEDSDDSDENVKTATKATTKPAKKAESSSEDSDESENEKPVKKPVSAVTKTIKKTEGKKESSSEDSDSDSSDNEKSNTSIAKTPVAKETAVKRDSNSEEGDSNEKQQITPTPKTPKVEKRKHKEIEQEQEEEDVGKPPAKAQKNNYSNFVKANNSFNNDKEDNQEEGGFKKHGGRGGFGGGRGGFGRGGFRGGRGGGGDWGGRGGGDRGGRGGFRGGRGNFRGGFDNRRSWGGNDRGNTNEGGRSDGFRKSWGNGEGERGGGRGGFRGGRGSFDKQRSFDNASQQNKKITFDD
- the LOC126866543 gene encoding uncharacterized protein LOC126866543 isoform X3 — encoded protein: MASVVELSVSALVYEYLLKKDASLAKVFQKKTKAPALPKGAPTIEDVFNHFQKTSQIKLNIKAQAEDTSSDTSSESEEDAPRKVPQVNGKAAVNAAVNNKKKKSSSEESSSENEKPSPKVHAKTKATVKPLSKTPPVKKKESSDDSSSEEEEVPKTQPKAVSTPKVTQVSKTQKSSDDSDSDSEEESKANITAKANTKSAAPAQTKSTINKKESSSEDSTDSEEESPVKPVLKKPTSTQTIIKTPAKKEESSSDDSDDSSEEEEVAKPQPAVKAKPVAKPTNVAKQEESSSDDSDDSSEEATIAKPPVAKAIPNKKKQEKSVQQKKEVVPTPQKKETIKLGKQNKGLPTKPTVTVTKESSTEESSEEEVSVKKAVPSSTSVVAKKAIVKKEGSSSSEDSSEDVEPAKQPAIPQTTVVARKVPAKKNESSSSEDSSEEEEPPTKKPAPAKLVTPVVSKKAKSSSEDSDDSDENVKTATKATTKPAKKAESSSEDSDESENEKPVKKPVSAVTKTIKKTEGKKESSSEDSDSDSSDNEKSNTSIAKTPVAKETAVKRDSNSEEGDSNEKQQITPTPKTPKVEKRKHKEIEQEQEEEDVGKPPAKAQKNNYSNFVKANNSFNNDKRHKNTPFRRVKDDELELDPKLANNSFEAKEDNQEEGGFKKHGGRGGFGGGRGGFGRGGFRGGRGGGGDRDWGGRGDRDWGGRGGGDRGGRGGFRGGRGNFRGGFDNRRSWGGNDRGNTNEGGRSDGFRKSWGNGEGERGGGRGGFRGGRGSFDKQRSFDNASQQNKKITFDD
- the LOC126866543 gene encoding uncharacterized protein LOC126866543 isoform X1, with amino-acid sequence MASVVELSVSALVYEYLLKKDASLAKVFQKKTKAPALPKGAPTIEDVFNHFQKTSQIKLNIKAQAEDTSSDTSSESEEDAPRKVPQVNGKAAVNAAVNNKKKKSSSEESSSENEKPSPKVHAKTKATVKPLSKTPPVKKKESSDDSSSEEEEVPKTQPKAVSTPKVTQVSKTQKSSDDSDSDSEEESKANITAKANTKSAAPAQTKSTINKKESSSEDSTDSEEESPVKPVLKKPTSTQTIIKTPAKKEESSSDDSDDSSEEEEVAKPQPAVKAKPVAKPTNVAKQEESSSDDSDDSSEEATIAKPPVAKAIPNKKKQEKSVQQKKEVVPTPQKKETIKLGKQNKGLPTKPTVTVTKESSTEESSEEEVSVKKAVPSSTSVVAKKAIVKKEGSSSSEDSSEDVEPAKQPAIPQTTVVARKVPAKKNESSSSEDSSEEEEPPTKKPAPAKLVTPVVSKKAKSSSEDSDDSDENVKTATKATTKPAKKAESSSEDSDESENEKPVKKPVSAVTKTIKKTEGKKESSSEDSDSDSSDNEKSNTSIAKTPVAKETAVKRDSNSEEGDSNEKQQITPTPKTPKVEKRKHKEIEQEQEEEDVGKPPAKAQKNNYSNFVKANNSFNNDKRHKNTPFRRVKDDELELDPKLANNSFEAKEDNQEEGGFKKHGGRGGFGGGRGGFGRGGFRGGRGGGGDRDWGGRGGGDRGGRGGGGGDRDWGGRGGGDRGGRGGFRGGRGNFRGGFDNRRSWGGNDRGNTNEGGRSDGFRKSWGNGEGERGGGRGGFRGGRGSFDKQRSFDNASQQNKKITFDD
- the LOC126866543 gene encoding nucleolar protein dao-5 isoform X2; protein product: MASVVELSVSALVYEYLLKKDASLAKVFQKKTKAPALPKGAPTIEDVFNHFQKTSQIKLNIKAQAEDTSSDTSSESEEDAPRKVPQVNGKAAVNAAVNNKKKKSSSEESSSENEKPSPKVHAKTKATVKPLSKTPPVKKKESSDDSSSEEEEVPKTQPKAVSTPKVTQVSKTQKSSDDSDSDSEEESKANITAKANTKSAAPAQTKSTINKKESSSEDSTDSEEESPVKPVLKKPTSTQTIIKTPAKKEESSSDDSDDSSEEEEVAKPQPAVKAKPVAKPTNVAKQEESSSDDSDDSSEEATIAKPPVAKAIPNKKKQEKSVQQKKEVVPTPQKKETIKLGKQNKGLPTKPTVTVTKESSTEESSEEEVSVKKAVPSSTSVVAKKAIVKKEGSSSSEDSSEDVEPAKQPAIPQTTVVARKVPAKKNESSSSEDSSEEEEPPTKKPAPAKLVTPVVSKKAKSSSEDSDDSDENVKTATKATTKPAKKAESSSEDSDESENEKPVKKPVSAVTKTIKKTEGKKESSSEDSDSDSSDNEKSNTSIAKTPVAKETAVKRDSNSEEGDSNEKQQITPTPKTPKVEKRKHKEIEQEQEEEDVGKPPAKAQKNNYSNFVKANNSFNNDKRHKNTPFRRVKDDELELDPKLANNSFEAKEDNQEEGGFKKHGGRGGFGGGRGGFGRGGFRGGRGGGGDRDWGGGGGGDRDWGGRGGGDRGGRGGFRGGRGNFRGGFDNRRSWGGNDRGNTNEGGRSDGFRKSWGNGEGERGGGRGGFRGGRGSFDKQRSFDNASQQNKKITFDD
- the LOC126866543 gene encoding nucleolar protein dao-5 isoform X7, yielding MASVVELSVSALVYEYLLKKDASLAKVFQKKTKAPALPKGAPTIEDVFNHFQKTSQIKLNIKAQAEDTSSDTSSESEEDAPRKVPQVNGKAAVNAAVNNKKKKSSSEESSSENEKPSPKVHAKTKATVKPLSKTPPVKKKESSDDSSSEEEEVPKTQPKAVSTPKVTQVSKTQKSSDDSDSDSEEESKANITAKANTKSAAPAQTKSTINKKESSSEDSTDSEEESPVKPVLKKPTSTQTIIKTPAKKEESSSDDSDDSSEEEEVAKPQPAVKAKPVAKPTNVAKQEESSSDDSDDSSEEATIAKPPVAKAIPNKKKQEKSVQQKKEVVPTPQKKETIKLGKQNKGLPTKPTVTVTKESSTEESSEEEVSVKKAVPSSTSVVAKKAIVKKEGSSSSEDSSEDVEPAKQPAIPQTTVVARKVPAKKNESSSSEDSSEEEEPPTKKPAPAKLVTPVVSKKAKSSSEDSDDSDENVKTATKATTKPAKKAESSSEDSDESENEKPVKKPVSAVTKTIKKTEGKKESSSEDSDSDSSDNEKSNTSIAKTPVAKETAVKRDSNSEEGDSNEKQQITPTPKTPKVEKRKHKEIEQEQEEEDVGKPPAKAQKNNYSNFVKANNSFNNDKRHKNTPFRRVKDDELELDPKLANNSFEAKKGARGSWGEKANQDLKFTRGKSFRHEKTKKKRGSYRGGQIDTSVNSIKFDD